In Scatophagus argus isolate fScaArg1 chromosome 5, fScaArg1.pri, whole genome shotgun sequence, a genomic segment contains:
- the LOC124059815 gene encoding mRNA decay activator protein ZFP36L1: MPSHFLTPFLELDEEFCKSFRGLEATDGSPTSSQQQQHSLRVLGFQRRHSLCPVTLPNSKFNSSGSEVTDSACWELNMASNQQWSRESQLPLSSLSHIPFRVDRSASMIEGNIGSLGAREDKISNVSPPLLLSPPGLCISNTSVSSTTSPSVSRPLAPSPHISTRYKTELCRTYEESGTCKYGTKCQFAHGLDELRGLSRHPKYKTEPCRTFHTIGFCPYGARCHFIHNADELCAGNTAVLNRKHKLRPPLLRHSLSFAGFSSPQTFQTVEESQPSSLLFTRASSVSPSLSTGSPELLSPLFPEPGTLKNSPYSFSGISDLAGDSSDLALRFCGVSDSVSSKCLSSKNPNLTQQLPVSFSAPPGLHRCSSADSLSEEGYTSSCSISSSASGTESPSFEGRRLPIFSRLSVSDE; encoded by the exons ATGCCTTCCCACTTTCTAACGCCTTTCCTTGAACTAGATGAAGAGTTTTGCAAG AGTTTCCGCGGCCTTGAGGCAACAGATGGTTCGCCTACcagctcacagcagcagcagcacagtctcAGAGTCCTGGGCTTCCAGCGTCGACATTCTCTCTGCCCCGTGACCCTCCCAAACTCCAAATTCAACAGCAGCGGCTCTGAGGTGACTGATTCAGCGTGCTGGGAGCTTAACATGGCCTCCAATCAGCAGTGGAGCAGAGAGAGTCAGCTTCCCCTCTCCTCGCTCAGCCACATCCCATTCAGAGTCGACCGCTCAGCCAGCATGATTGAAGGCAACATCGGTAGCTTGGGGGCCAGAGAGGACAAAATATCAAATGTGTCCCCTCCACTGCTGCTTTCTCCACCAGGTCTCTGCATCAGCAACACATCTGTCTCCTCCACTacttctccctctgtctccagaCCCCTGGCCCCTTCACCTCATATCTCCACCCGGTACAAGACTGAACTGTGTCGCACCTATGAGGAAAGTGGGACCTGCAAGTATGGCACCAAATGCCAGTTTGCCCATGGCTTGGATGAGCTGAGAGGCCTCAGCAGGCACCCGAAGTACAAGACTGAGCCATGTCGCACTTTCCACACGATAGGTTTCTGCCCGTATGGTGCCCGCTGCCACTTCATCCACAATGCTGATGAGCTCTGTGCTGGCAACACTGCTGTACTTAATCGGAAACATAAACTGAGGCCACCTCTGCTGCGTCACAGCCTGAGCTTTGCAGGCTTCTCATCTCCACAGACTTTCCAAACAGTTGAGGAGTCTCAaccctcttccctcctctttacCAGggcctcctctgtctccccttCACTCTCTACAGGGAGCCCAgagctcctctctcctctcttccctgaGCCAGGGACACTGAAGAATTCTCCCTACTCCTTTTCTGGCATCTCTGATCTAGCAGGAGACAGTAGTGATTTGGCTCTGCGCTTTTGTGGTGTGAGTGATTCAGTCAGTTCCAAGTGTCTCTCCTCCAAAAACCCAAACCTCACCCAGCAACTGCCAGTCTCTTTCAGCGCCCCACCTGGCCTACATCGCTGTTCCTCGGCTGACTCCCTCTCTGAAGAAGGCTACACCTCTTCCTGCTCCATCAGCTCCTCCGCCAGTGGCACAGAGTCACCAAGCTTTGAAGGCCGACGCCTGCCCATCTTTAGCCGCCTCTCTGTTTCAGACGAGTAG